TCTTTCAAAATAACTTCATGATATTCAGAATTTGATCATAAGCATATTTAGGATATCCTCAATTAGCGTGAAAACATCAAACTTGCCATTACAATTCAAAGGTTTGTGGTCAATATTTTATCAACACTCCCAGTCTCtgttaataatattacagtacattacaatttaatttatttatgtgtgtgtctatctatctatctatctatctatctatctatctatacagagagagagagcgcaagtgagtgagtgtgggGCCTTTGAGTCAAAAATGATGAGATTTCACTGTCCTGTGAtgtataactaactaactaacaaatATATGTGACTGCTGTACCTGGCAGTGGAGGCCTGCTCTCCCATTCTGCACTCTCCATCATCTGTTTGGCCATGCGCTCTGCATTGCATTGCTCTCTTTTCTGCTGCACCAGCTGCTGTAGCTCTGCCTTGCATGTGGTGATGCGCCGTTGGTACGTGGACGCTCCGGTTACAGACTGTACCACTTGAATATTAGGGAGTGCTGTGGTTTTCCTGGGCTGCATGGCTCCACCTTCAGGAATCTGCAGATGAAGAGCAATGGGTAGCATTTAAGATATTagtcttttaacattataatttagGAACAACATGCTGCTAATACATTTAATCTGGGAAAATCCAGCACATtcctgcatgtttgtgcaaacGTGACGGAAAATATCAAATGACTGATATGATTCAAAACCTTTCAAGACTACAAAGCTACAACATGGACAAATGGACACTAAAAAAGGTGTTGATGACAAAAAGATGATGGAAGAGGCTGAATGGAGAGGGCAAAGAAAGAGCAGGGGAGGGACGATAGCACACTGTCGGCTCAGCGGTCGACCTGGGCTGAGGATGGAACATGAGGGAGGTTAAGAGTCTGTGAGGAACTCTCAGATTGCAGGCGCTCTCCGGCCAGAGCTCCGTTGGGCTCCCCACCACTGCTCGGAACTAGAACATTAGGTACCGTCGAGGGCGTCTGCGCCAAGCTGGGAGGGTCCAGAGAACCAAACATGCTCTTCCACTCTTCATTCAAGTTGGAGTCCTGTTTCATATGTTTGCGAGCTGccagaaaagaaacaaaattgaCCCATTTTAAAAGTGGTTCTGATAGAAGATGCATTTCTGGTCTCTAAAACACTTGATGCTCCGTAAAAGTGTTAACATTCGGACTGACACATGTAAAAGAAATCAGGCAATTGATTAAGTCAGCACAATCACATAGTacttaagtaaattaaaattagttCCAAAAGGGAATCTTTTAATAGAACAGGAGCAAACAGAATAAAACTTCTCAAATGCACTAGAACTGCACTAGGGGACTCTACAATATGTTGAGAGCATTAACTCTCTCGCAAATAAATCTGCAATATTTTAAACCACCTGTAACTTCATCTATAGCTACAGTTTTACAAGCCCagcttcaattttattttaattttcacactAGCTCAAAAAGTGTGTAAGGACTAATAAAGTATAAATTTATCCTCAAAGTTATATCTGATCATATAAGTGATATATCAACTTCTGCTTCCATTGCTACTAGGAAATcaacgaaaaataaaaaaaattgcaaataccaccatttaaatgtttggggtcagcaagactttgaaatgtttttggaaaaagtctcacaaaggctgcatttatttgattaaaaatacagtaaaagcagtaattttACAATTAAGATAGTACAACttgaaattaaaaagaacaacaaaatttgaaatagaaatttgcAAGAATgcattcttgctttttttttaatgctagtgTATAACTGGGTAGTCTAGGACCTTTTATGACTGAATTAATTTAGTTACCAGCAACACGATTATGGCAAATcttaattgtcgattattcccttaaaattgtaattgcgaCTTATCACAAGCTGAAAATACTGTTTGGTttgtaacaaactgactccaacaAAAAAGCATTATTAGCCAACATGAGCTGCCATGCAAAACAAAATGGGTCTATCCACATCACATCTGCCTGTTAATGTGAATTCTGAGTTAGTCAAAGCAAGTGATTATAACTTCAAACAGAGCTCAGCTGCCTGAGACCTAAACAATATACCAGAGGCAGAAGGGATGAAgtctgtaaacaaataaaaataaaatacattcattttaaatggtgACACAATGACATAAGAAACATACATATATCCTCAAATAACAGTAAATATGAATGCAGAAAGTGTGTCACCCACCTCTCTTATCTTCAGACTCCTGCTTAGGCTTGATGAGGTCCACCTGTCGGCCAGTGATGCCCAGTGTACCGAGATCAATGACTCCGCTGTGGGCTCCATCACTCAAGTGGCTCTGGTCTATGATGTTGGCTTTGGCCTTGTTGGACTTGAGCATGAAGTCTTTCAGAGCTAAGAGCTTGTCCTCCTCAGCCTCTGTCATTCCCTGAAAGGAATCACATGAAAACAGCTTAACTTGATTTATACAAGTGTGTCATGAGGCAACATGCCTTATTGTTCCTGCAACAACCCTTCTATCAACCAACCATAGCTCGGGATTAGGGTTAGAGCCAGGGCTATGGCTTTTCATAACAGAAATGTTGTTCTAAAACAAAGTAATTTATTTCCTCATTTAAAAATTTTGGACAAAGAAATCTGAACAAGCAGCCTTATACATTTGTAAAGACAATAAAACTTAAGtaaaattcaataaatcaatagtaattaaaaaaaaaaaaaaaagaaactaattttaTTCCTGACCTGTGAAAGAAGTTTCTTTAGCAGCTGGGCAATTGCGGGATCCTCAGGAACAGGGCATTCTGGGATGGAGCCGTTGCGCTTTTTTTGGCGGAGTAACAGGTGTCTGAAGAGGCTTCCAATGTCTTTGGAACGCAGTGCATAGTCAAAGATGGAGCGACTTACAGGCTCTTTCAGCACACTGAGCAACACAATCTCCTTATCAATCTGTCCAAAGGCAAAAAGAGAGTTTAACCAATATGAAaattgacatcatttactcaccctcatgtccttccaaacctgtataacttccTTTCTTCCatgaattgaaaaagaaaatattattcagAGTAGTTGTGACTAATCACCTGTATAATAGGCTGTGTGATGAAAGGGTTGAGATGGGGCATGAGTTTGCAGTAGATGTCAGCGATGTTTAGGTGCTGAGCGACAACGGTGATGAAACCCACGGCTCCATAGCGGATCCACAGATTAGGGTGACACAAGAAAGGAGCTGTGggacaataacattttaaataataattactttgtataatttattaagcACATTATACAATGGTatacaaaagaacagaatttctCTTACCAATATCACTGACAAACTCGTAGATGTGAGGTTTCTGCAGTAGCCCCAGCTGACACATGCAAGTGAGAGCATTGAGAGCTTTATAAATGACAAACTCCTCCACGTCACTCAGGCCTTGCTGCAGAAGAGGCTTTAGGATGGAGGAACTCTGCCAGCCCACATATGCTGCTACACCTGCAGGGAGAAGGAGATTTGGTTGAATGTTGCAAGAGATTGTCTGATATTATATGAAGTGATGTGACGGCAACCTACCTACTATGCTGTCAAAGAAAGCGCCACGGAGGTGCCAGTCATTCTTGTCATTGAGGAAGGTGATCATGTGGGAGAGGAGGACATCATTGGCTTTCTGCCTGCCAAAGAACACGCAGAGGCGGGTGATGCCATTCTCCATCAGTGTCTGTTTGACGATGTTCTCAGGGTCGCTCAGTAAAGTCACCACCTTCTGCTGAACCATCTCATGCAAGGCCTGCAGCTCTTTAGACAAGGGATGGATCATATGCACAGCATTTTAATGACAGCATTAGAATGTTTCCATGCAAGCTGTTTATTTCTGAAGTGCATAAAGTGAGAtcttacattttgattttactttcttttaagaGTACTATAAAAGTGAGATTTTATTGAAGGACAAACATTTACCTGAATCATAGTTTTCATTGGGTTGAAGCGTATCTTCTGTGTCCTCCCCATTGATGTCTTGTTCAGAGCTCAAATTATTCTCCTGCACCAGCTCCAGAAAACGCAGTGCCGTCTCAGCCAAATGCGCAATGttctctataatatataatataatgtaatgtaatataatgttcaTATGTTATgggttgatcttttttttttttttttttttttttttgacaaaaatgtcttaCGATCATCCAGGCTGCACTTTTTACAAagatacagtgaaaacagtaatattttcaaatatccttacaattttaaaactgctttatattatattttgaattgtaatctGTAAAAGactaattacaaaatgtaaaagtatacTAGCTGTCACTTTtgtacaatttaatgcatccttacagaataaaagtatgaattgtctctttaaaaaaatcttactgaaaccatacttttaaacagtaatataatacaatgaattatattaaattatataaatatgtttaagtgAATATAAAATGGCTTTCAAAATCCATTGTACTTCTGTGACTTAAGAAATATCAAAGAATTTcccatttaaaagatttaatttctcaaattattttttatttaaaatcagacACTAATTGGATTGTGAAAACTATTAACACATATAAAAAGAGCAATTTAGAGTAGACAATTTAGAAACTATTAATTCAGGCATTTTCTAGTACTAGAATACCTGCATAAGCAAGTCTGACAATTGTGGCTTCATCTTGGGCCAAGTGCGCAATGCCAGGTAAAATGTATTCTGGGTAGATATTGACATCATTGCGAGGAACCTCCTTGACCAGTGCCAGGACTTTAGTCAGTGTGCGGACAGCCTCAGCCCTGACTCGCGGCATAGAGTCATTGCAGAAGTGCAGTAAGTAAGGTGTAATCCTGTCCAGCACAATCTCCACATTCAGCCGGCCAGCCAGATGAAGAATCAGCTCCAGCGCTGCCAGCTTGGAGTCGCAGAAACGCAGTGTCTGAAGACAGGATGTAATCACTGACACCAGCACGACCAGCCCTTGCTCCTTGGATGAACTAAGCTCTTGAGACGCCTTCTCCTGTTTTTCACTCTTCCCCGTCTGCCCGACACTGCACAGGTTATTGAGGATGTTCTCCAGGTTTTTACGAATCACCAACACCCTCTCGTCAGCAGACTGGAAGGTTTCCTTGGCAAACTGTGCCATGTAGGGCTGAAGGAAGGTATAAAAGATTTCTGGGAAAGCTTTGCCTCGCTGCTGCTTTAGATATTCTTCAGCTGTCAGACGCTTTTCCGGTTCTCGCTGCACCATTTGTGCCACCTGCAGAGAGTGGATGAAATTATGCAGAGTACCACCTAGTATTTAACTAAGAGTACTAACTAgtatcatattatttattaaatgtgttgtttagtatataatgtattaaataaattcaaaagaccattcaaaagattagggtcagtaagattttttttttaaagaaattcatagttttatacagcaaggattcattaaattgatcaaaagtgacagtaaagacattcaaaatgttacaaaaaatttatatttctattcttcTGAACTTCGTAGTTATTAAAGAATCCCTAAAAGTATcaacgtttccacaaaaatactaaccTACACAATtcctttcaacattaataataataataataataataataataaatgtttcttgagcaccaaatctgcatattagaataatttctgaaagatcatgtgacacagaagcccacaggaatggctgctgaaaattaatctttgccatcgcggaaataaatttaattaaaaaatatattaaaatagtaaagttattttaaattgtaataatatttcacaatatttctgctttttactgtatttctgatcaaagaAAAGCAGTCTCAGTAAGCTTAagaaaattcaaaacattttcaaataatatttaaaatcccaaatttttgaatggtagtgtaaacatttgtaaaataatgtgaaataatatacagtatcaaAAATCTCATAAGAATATAAATGCTACCAGTTCTCTAATACTGCGATCTTCGATTTTCATCAGCACTTGTTCGGTTTGGAAAAGTCCTTTACGGTAAGCCAGCAGTTGTGAGAGGTCGAAGAGTGGGACACCCTCTGTAAACAACTCTGCAATCACACAACCTatcaaaagaaaatcaaaaagaaaGATCTTTGAAAAATGTCATATTAATGCATCGGCTTTAagcaaacagaaaacaatataatgGTGATGGATACCAGCTGAGAAAATGTCCATGGGCTGCTTGAGTTCTCCCCTGGTCCTCTGGCTATTGCTGGAGAGATCCACAAGCGGAGTTGTCTGGTCACTTTCTGTGGCAAACATGCTGCCATCCACAAATCTCTCTGGTGCAATGTAGCACGTTCTCCTCCTGGACGTGTCAAAGAAGTAGTTGAAATCTGCAGGGTTGTCTTCAGGCAAGTATGTAGGTTTAAAACTAGCAAAGTCTGTGAGAAGCACCCAGTTCCAGCTTGTCACCATAACATTCTCCGTTTTAATATCACCATGACGCACTCCAGATTTATGGGCCTGGTCCACAGCATTGAGGAGCTGGAAGGCGATCCACTTCTTCTCCACATTGTTGAGGAACGGTCGCGTACTGATACGGTCATACAAGTTATCCCGGACATACTGTCGAAATAGTATGGCCGCTTTCTCAGTTAGTGTGGCTTTTTGAAAAGGCAGACAGTTCTGACAGGAGTGCAGTCTGATTTTCAGTTCCTCCAGCTCTTGTTTGTAGCTGGTTAGGGGCAGAGAGGGGTCCTGGATCGCAAAGACCTTAACCACAACCAGTCCTTCTCTATGTTTCGCCCGGGCCACTTTGAAAAACCGTGTACTGCCCAGACTTTTGTCATATTCGTAATCATGGATGTCAGAGAAGTAGCTGTCCACTGAAAGAATCTGCGATGGAGCAATTCCAGCCAGCTGGTTTCCCATCTCGCTGGATCAGAGATGGTTGCCCTCAAAGACAAATTTAGAcctatgatagatagatagatagatagatagatagatagatagatagatagatagatagatagatagatagatggttctGCTGATTAttacaaaaatctgatttttcttaaaataattactaataattggAGTAGATGCATGTAAAGTTTTGTCATACATTTAGGATAGTCATCAAATTCAGTATACAGTATTCTTCACACACAGTGTCACGAGACATAAAACGCTGCATCATGTCTGTTAGCAATGCTACAAAACATAAAACTCCAAATATTCACATTATTGCAATTTTCTCTAGATATAAGTTGGCAGTTATAACGTACTATGTCACATACATGTGCGTATTTATTGTTTACAGCACTTATGTAAAAATAAACCGCTGTTTACCTGATTCTTTGAGCCCAGCGCGCTGTCAACTAACCGACTGGTTAGCAAGAACTGTTTCTTCCCACCTTCCTCAAAATGACATTCTACATTTTGCACAAGTTAAAACGAACGTTACTAACAAACATGTCAAATCATACGAACGATACAACACACAGACATTTACTTAAAAGAGCCGCTTCGTTTGTTATTATGTCCTAGGAGTGAACCAGAGGTGTGCGTCTCCATGGGCTGATCTGAGATCTGTTCCTCAGCTCTTTGGCGATACGCTATTGGATGAAATGCCTCAGGTGTCTGATCCCAGATCAGCCGGCAAACCGGAAACCGGAAGCTATCACTCGGGATTTTCGGACTTTAGTTGTGGAGTCATTGCAATGCGTCAGAGGCGTTACTGAGGCCgacttttattagtttatttgcatgttttgacATTATTAAAGCACgctttctctctctaaaaaaaaagattatttatctTTTGACGCTATGGCGCTGCTCAGAGGATTGACCGTGTTAAATAGAGTTTCTCCAAACAAGTGTTTCACACCAGCACGAGTAAGAATTTAATGTTGTCCATGCGCACTTTAGATTTTGTGCATGTATTTGCAATTTAATTTCGAAATCTCATAAAATACTGCGAATATAAAGTCATTTCTTTACCTGGGACTTTAGgtaaataaaccatatataaaatataaggttGTACCTTTAAGTGTGCATTTTATAGAATTTAGATAGCTTGTAAAGTGTGTTATATTTGGTTTAAATTATCTCTTTTAATTGTAGTATGTGCACTGAATGGGAAAATCATGTCTTTCAAACTTGATTTTTCATTTGAGATGTATTGCATGAATTAGAATGTACAATTCTCTAGCTTAAGTAGTAATTGTTTACATTGGCATTGTCCTGATGACCTTTCACCCATTTTCTATTTATAATGGCTACTATATTTTTCCTGACTGAGttcatgtattaaaacaaaatgaccCTCTTTGCATCCTTTAACAGATGTTTGGAAATGGGACAAACACTTTATACCAGAGCGGTCCTCAAGCTAGATTCTTCCCACCTTCTGAGAGTGTTATGCTTCTCCCAGGAACTTACAAGAACAAAGTGGCCTTCATCACTGGAGGAGGAACGGGACTCGGAAAAGCCATGACCACCACTCTGTCTTCACTGGGAGCAGAGTGCGTGATAGCCAGCAGGTTAGTTAtctcattacaattaaaaagtattaagcagcacaattgtgcCTGACATTGATAgtaagaagtgtttcttgagcaccaaattagcatatttgagtgatttctgaaggatcatgtgataccgAAGACTGCAGtgattgctgctgaaaattcagctttgccctcacaggaataaattacattttaaaacatgcaaataggaaacagttatttttgttatactaaatgcactaaaaaaaatcttacttttacCTCATTTTCACTTTGTATTGTAGGTCTTTCAGTTCTTGAATAATTGCTAATGCACCCTACAAACAAAGCCAAAAgcttaaatcaattttaattagAGTGATAATTTGTGTTAAGCCTTCTGTCATCACATCACTTCCAGAAATCTTGAAGTTTTGAAGAAAACAGCAGATGAAATCTCACAACAGACGGGAAACAAGGTACCTCTGCTTTAGAAAGTCTATGCAAACATTGTCATATTCTTACAGCGATTCAGATTATGGTGAAGAACTTGTTTTCATCCTCCTAGAGTTTGATAAATGTGTTCATGTTTCAGGTCCATGCCGTCCAGTGTAATGTTAGAGACCCTGCTTCAGTGGAGGCCGCTGTTGACCAGCTTGTCAATGATGTCGGCCTGCCTGATGTAGGTCTAGGTCTCCATCTTAACAGCAGTGATGCAATAGATTCAGCCAAATACACAAAACTGTTTCTGATATGCATTGCTAACCCACAGGTGGTGATAAACAATGCTGCTGGAAACTTCATCTCTCCGTCAGAGAAACTTTCCCCCAATGCCTGGAGAACCATCACTGACATAGTGCTGAACGGCACTGCATATGTCACGCTAGACATCGGGAAACGCCTCATCAAGGCTGATAAaggttagtattatttttaaagagatgTAGCAAAGTAGCTGTAGGGTAATTCAGCTTTAATTATGAAAGAAAGATAGCTTACCGTTACAAACAGTAGAGCATCGCTCTAGCAATGCTGAGGTCATAGGTTTGATtaccagggaatgcatgaactaataaaaaaaaaatgtgtacctGGAATGCAATGTAAATCTCTTtctggataaaagcttctgcaaaatgcataaatacatgaaacGGTTGTTGGATAGGTTGAATGGAAGTGGTTGAGTTGGAGTACATAACCACTAGAGGGCAGTAAgagcaaacaaaaaaagagtaCACAAGTCGCTGACATTCTGCTGTGTTTCTCTTAGTGATTATTTAATAGTTAACAGAATGTTTTGAATTTAACAGAAAGTTCTATCAATCACAACTCTGAAAAACATTTGTGTTGTCCCTCGGTTTGTAAAAATTGAGGGGAAAAAAGTGTGAAATTACATGCCCTTGATATTgctttgaaataattgtttaaaatgtacatcattcCAAAAGTACAGCCAGAAAATTACACACTTTTACATGCAAACATGGTAAACATCATATTAAATCAGAAATGTATAACCAAAAGTCCATCCACCTAGAACTGCAGTCCCATTGCTAAAAGGACAGTttagataattttattattttttttttttgtacttaagaATTTATATTAGAACCAAAAGTCCAGTTGTACATTTCTGTTCTTAACAGTGGCCCTAAGCATCATGTCAGGGTCAAACTTTTAAGtgcattttgttttatagtgacacatcaaaattattttctgtggtgacTGGCCACAAATGATGTCGGTAGAGATAATTATTGAACCCcagaacatttctttatttttacattactgttcaatttttttattttattttattcagcaagtttgcattaaattgatcaaaagagaaagtaaagacattggtaatgttacaaaatgtatttcaaattaatgctgttcttttcagctttccattcatcaaataaCCCTGAAATGATGTGTCACCATTTGCATAAAAGTATcaacaaatctgcatattagaatcatttctgaggagtaatggatgctgaaaattcagctttgccatcacaggaataaattacattttaaaatatattaaaatgggaaacagttgttttaaattgtaataatatttcacaatattgttgtttttactgtgattttgatcaaataaatgcagccttggagtgCACAAGATCTATGGTTGTGCAGATGAtccatgtttttcttcttttgcccATTGTCGTGATGCTTCTGCTGTAATGAGGTTGCCTGTGGCTTCTTGCACATCCCATGAGCAATGCTTTTGGAAATGTGGCATAAAAAGTTGTCAAAATGTGAGATTTTGTTTTGGTAATCAAGCCTGTTTTTATAATAGGCTAATTTATGTGCATTCATGCTGTTCTCtgctctctttgttttgttttttttaagataacagctTCTAGCTGTAACCAGTAAGCCACAGTGTAATCACTTCTCCGTAAATTAAGACATCATTAGTCTTTATGTACATTTACTTTTCAATGATAAGGTCCAAGTTTGTGTGTGGGTACCATGACAACAAGCAAGATAAGATGATTCCGGTTCATTGCGTCAgttatgtttgtgtatgtttgtgtttttgtgtgtgtgtgtgtgtgtgtgtgtgtgtgtgtgtgtgtgtgcacgttctTGTGACACatcaggacacaaatttgtataatgacaaggGTATGACATAGGTATAACAAGGAGAAGGTGACTATTCAGGACATTACcccatgtccccacttttcaaaacgcatgtaaatcacacagaatggagtgtattgaaaatctgaaatagcacaaagtttcctgtgagcgGTTGGGTttgtgtagggcgatagaatatacagtttgtacagtatacaaGCCAttactcctgtgtgtgtgtgtgtgtgtgtgtgtgtgtgtgtgtgtgtgtgtgtgtgtgtgtgtgtgtgtgtgtgtgtgtgaattagcTGCTCAGATTCAGACATCCAGCCTTTCACTTGATTATTTTGACCTCTTTCTCCTTCCTTGAACATTGTTATTACAG
The Cyprinus carpio isolate SPL01 chromosome A16, ASM1834038v1, whole genome shotgun sequence genome window above contains:
- the LOC109068968 gene encoding phosphoinositide 3-kinase regulatory subunit 4-like isoform X3, with the translated sequence MGNQLAGIAPSQILSVDSYFSDIHDYEYDKSLGSTRFFKVARAKHREGLVVVKVFAIQDPSLPLTSYKQELEELKIRLHSCQNCLPFQKATLTEKAAILFRQYVRDNLYDRISTRPFLNNVEKKWIAFQLLNAVDQAHKSGVRHGDIKTENVMVTSWNWVLLTDFASFKPTYLPEDNPADFNYFFDTSRRRTCYIAPERFVDGSMFATESDQTTPLVDLSSNSQRTRGELKQPMDIFSAGCVIAELFTEGVPLFDLSQLLAYRKGLFQTEQVLMKIEDRSIRELVAQMVQREPEKRLTAEEYLKQQRGKAFPEIFYTFLQPYMAQFAKETFQSADERVLVIRKNLENILNNLCSVGQTGKSEKQEKASQELSSSKEQGLVVLVSVITSCLQTLRFCDSKLAALELILHLAGRLNVEIVLDRITPYLLHFCNDSMPRVRAEAVRTLTKVLALVKEVPRNDVNIYPEYILPGIAHLAQDEATIVRLAYAENIAHLAETALRFLELVQENNLSSEQDINGEDTEDTLQPNENYDSELQALHEMVQQKVVTLLSDPENIVKQTLMENGITRLCVFFGRQKANDVLLSHMITFLNDKNDWHLRGAFFDSIVGVAAYVGWQSSSILKPLLQQGLSDVEEFVIYKALNALTCMCQLGLLQKPHIYEFVSDIAPFLCHPNLWIRYGAVGFITVVAQHLNIADIYCKLMPHLNPFITQPIIQIDKEIVLLSVLKEPVSRSIFDYALRSKDIGSLFRHLLLRQKKRNGSIPECPVPEDPAIAQLLKKLLSQGMTEAEEDKLLALKDFMLKSNKAKANIIDQSHLSDGAHSGVIDLGTLGITGRQVDLIKPKQESEDKRDFIPSASARKHMKQDSNLNEEWKSMFGSLDPPSLAQTPSTIPEGGAMQPRKTTALPNIQVVQSVTGASTYQRRITTCKAELQQLVQQKREQCNAERMAKQMMESAEWESRPPLPGWHPKGLLVAHLHEHKSAVNRIRVSDEHSIFATCSNDGTVKIWDSQKMEGKTTTTRSVLTYSRIGGHVKTLTFCQGSHYLAVASDNGSIQLLAVEANKPPKSPKFQPCQTRFLDPKDEGCAVDVHHFNSGAQTVLAYATVNGFLVGWDLRSNTNAWTLRHDLRLGLITSFAVDMHQCWLCVGTSNGTMACWDMRFQLPISSHSHPARARIRRLLMHPLYQSSVIAAVQGNNEVSMWDMETGDRKFTLWASSAPPLSEMQPSPHSVHGIYCSPADGNPLLLTAGSDMRIRFWDLAYPERSYIVAGGANDSLHCPSVFYNRKIIEGTEVVQEIHSKQKSGSTEDTPRRGPESLPVGHHDIITDIATFQTTQGFIVTSSRDGIVKVWK
- the LOC109068968 gene encoding phosphoinositide 3-kinase regulatory subunit 4-like isoform X1; protein product: MGNQLAGIAPSQILSVDSYFSDIHDYEYDKSLGSTRFFKVARAKHREGLVVVKVFAIQDPSLPLTSYKQELEELKIRLHSCQNCLPFQKATLTEKAAILFRQYVRDNLYDRISTRPFLNNVEKKWIAFQLLNAVDQAHKSGVRHGDIKTENVMVTSWNWVLLTDFASFKPTYLPEDNPADFNYFFDTSRRRTCYIAPERFVDGSMFATESDQTTPLVDLSSNSQRTRGELKQPMDIFSAGCVIAELFTEGVPLFDLSQLLAYRKGLFQTEQVLMKIEDRSIRELVAQMVQREPEKRLTAEEYLKQQRGKAFPEIFYTFLQPYMAQFAKETFQSADERVLVIRKNLENILNNLCSVGQTGKSEKQEKASQELSSSKEQGLVVLVSVITSCLQTLRFCDSKLAALELILHLAGRLNVEIVLDRITPYLLHFCNDSMPRVRAEAVRTLTKVLALVKEVPRNDVNIYPEYILPGIAHLAQDEATIVRLAYAENIAHLAETALRFLELVQENNLSSEQDINGEDTEDTLQPNENYDSELQALHEMVQQKVVTLLSDPENIVKQTLMENGITRLCVFFGRQKANDVLLSHMITFLNDKNDWHLRGAFFDSIVGVAAYVGWQSSSILKPLLQQGLSDVEEFVIYKALNALTCMCQLGLLQKPHIYEFVSDIAPFLCHPNLWIRYGAVGFITVVAQHLNIADIYCKLMPHLNPFITQPIIQIDKEIVLLSVLKEPVSRSIFDYALRSKDIGSLFRHLLLRQKKRNGSIPECPVPEDPAIAQLLKKLLSQGMTEAEEDKLLALKDFMLKSNKAKANIIDQSHLSDGAHSGVIDLGTLGITGRQVDLIKPKQESEDKRDFIPSASARKHMKQDSNLNEEWKSMFGSLDPPSLAQTPSTVPNVLVPSSGGEPNGALAGERLQSESSSQTLNLPHVPSSAQIPEGGAMQPRKTTALPNIQVVQSVTGASTYQRRITTCKAELQQLVQQKREQCNAERMAKQMMESAEWESRPPLPGWHPKGLLVAHLHEHKSAVNRIRVSDEHSIFATCSNDGTVKIWDSQKMEGKTTTTRSVLTYSRIGGHVKTLTFCQGSHYLAVASDNGSIQLLAVEANKPPKSPKFQPCQTRFLDPKDEGCAVDVHHFNSGAQTVLAYATVNGFLVGWDLRSNTNAWTLRHDLRLGLITSFAVDMHQCWLCVGTSNGTMACWDMRFQLPISSHSHPARARIRRLLMHPLYQSSVIAAVQGNNEVSMWDMETGDRKFTLWASSAPPLSEMQPSPHSVHGIYCSPADGNPLLLTAGSDMRIRFWDLAYPERSYIVAGGANDSLHCPSVFYNRKIIEGTEVVQEIHSKQKSGSTEDTPRRGPESLPVGHHDIITDIATFQTTQGFIVTSSRDGIVKVWK